The Vitis vinifera cultivar Pinot Noir 40024 chromosome 18, ASM3070453v1 region aaaagttTCAAGAAGATAGGAAGTGGTGTTAATATTAAAAGCTCTTGAGTCTGTTACATTTTGTTCAATTGTGAATGTTCTCATTCTTTGAATTTATCCTTTCCATTCTTTGTGAGCCAACACCTTAGCCTAACATTACAAGCTTATTAAAGACCTTTTGATCCGAGGTAACATGATGAATATACATCAGTGGTTAGTAACAAAAAAGCCAAGCCTATAAGATTTGATATCATACATTACTTGTTAGAGGTTGACTTTGtctataattgtttttataaaattatttaggtAGTAGAATTGATTGTTTGAAAGGTTATTTACTTGGATTTTTCagaagattgaaggtttgaatggAATGAATGTCTGAGtaatctttataatttttgtaatgtTCGATAGATTCTTAACGGTTTTGTGTTATTAGTAATTTTTAAGacaaaattatgaattaaacttgacGAATGAATTTGATTCTGGAAGTTTGAGAAGTTTTGAGTCTTGATTTAGTTTgtgatttaattgtttttaggttagattttattttgtttttgcttaagGACTAGAAAAATGTTAAGTTTGGGGGAATTTGATAAGTCGATTTAGAGCAACTTATTATCTATGATTTAACTTGATATGTCATTAGTTTAAGAGTAATTTTATCTCaacaatcattatttttattgttttaggtCTCAAATAGTCAAGAGTATGAAAAGTGAGCAATATAAGgcaaaattggaagaaaaaaatgaagttcgGCGAAAATGTGAAAACTGCCATGACGGGAGCTCTCAAGCACCGCGACAGCCTCTTACGTGACAATTTGCATAACTCACCCAAGAGGAAAGCGCCGTTGTAGGAAGGACTTAAGCGGCGCGGCGTACGCATGTGGAAAATCATAGTTAGGGACCCGAGACAAAACCGTCGCGGCTGGAGGAGCTTGTCAGCCGTGGCGCTTGAAGGAATTTCAGAAATCTTGGGAACCCGAGACTAAAGCACCGCAGCGGGAGACACTGAGCGTCACGACccgatatttaaaatttgaaaattattcgtCCTTATCTCATTCTGTTCAGATCCGAATTAGGTGGAACGTCAGTTTAAGATACTGGGGCTATAAATAGACGAAAGTAAGGTTTATTTGGGGATCTTGGAGACCTGGGAGAAGGAGGATCTTGAAGACCTAGGAGAAGAGAGAGCTTGGAGAACAAGAAGGGGATTTGcagattttcttctatttttctggtttattcttccattttctttatgattgtaaTTCAAGATGTTTGTTCTTCATCTTAAGATGAACTAATTTCCTTTGTCTAGGGGCTAAGATGTAGCTTAATCAcgatttatgttttttattggtttaaattaattctctatTTTGTATCAATTTATTTGTGTATCTATTCTACGCTTAATGCTCTCAATTCTTAAGGGCCTaagtttttattgattttatgttttagGTCGATAACGAGAGTTAGAATCTAAATTAGATCCATAGAATAGATTACATTAGAATGAATGAATAGTAGAGATACATTACCATGTTTTAAGAGATTAATAGTTAAATCTATAATAATTCCATAGATCTTAATTACTCCTTTAGACTTAAATTCACATAGAGATATGTTGGGTTAGTAATTTAAGGAGCAATCTGATatattttaagagaaaatattggTTGGCTTAGGGAATTAAATCTCCAAATAAAGCATAACAGGAATTAGGTCAAGAAATCAATTGCATGAAAAGTGTTTGTAGTGAAACCAAAAGCCCTAGATCGTTtaaatcataagagtttgaatttattttctttaattgtttAAGTTGCTTTCTTTTACAACTTTAAATATTTGGTTGATCAAATAGTAGTAGAAATAATAAATGTTAGTAATTAGTAGCATAGTACTTGTGGGTTCGATATTCTTACTTAGGTACAATTATATTACTTAAATGATTCGTATACTTGCGAACCAACACATCAAATTTTTTGGTAAACTATTAGGTGAACACATCCAATGCATGTGaggttgtatgtggatgatgtttttataatttaattattattattttttaatattatgtacCTATAGTCATCTtcaaaaaaaacctaaaactaacatatatgtatttgtttcgtatagttatttaaaattttatctaatcattattTACTCCACTAACTTGAATAGCCTTAAGTATGGACAACAGTCTCAAGTCTTCAATgctaatataaatattataaagcACATAGAATTGAATTGAAGaatgtttagaaaaaaattatcaaactaaGTTATCGAGTCTAACTTACTAACACAATCCTTTGAGAAATTCTTTCAACattatttacaaatatataacattttttgatgtttgtttattttagtagagatcattttttcttcatttatgtttataatttttaaaattaatttttgtttatttgtaaaatatatcATTTGTTACTTTCATTCATGAGATAATTAATATTCGCAAAaacaaatgattgaaaataattttgaaataaataaagttagaaAACTACTTAcacgaaaaataaataaataaataaataaataaaagaagaaatagagaATGCAACAATGCTTGATTTTAAACATGACCAATggaatcttaaaattattaattaattttcaattcttatcatattttaaatagatGTGGTATAATTTaagtgaaattaaattaaataaaataaaatcgaattaatatattttgcaaCTCATTACTTTTAAGTCCAAAAAGAATAGATATAATATACACAAATCCAATGATGGTCTCTTCCACGATCCATGACAATCTCGAGTTGTTAGATTGCGAAGTCTAAATTAGTTTTGTTGCATGTTGTTCGAGATGTTTGGGATGGAGCTCTCTGTTGACTAGTTTTGTTGGATTGACGAGTTTTcccctattatatatttaattattttatatttagagttttgtttttaaagagtGCAACTACAATTGAGAggtattttttttagagtttcacaattataactattttaattcattttgatcAGTGAATTATTGAGTGTTAGTGCACTCCGTGAATGTAGGGATCATACTAATCATCGAACTACATTAAAagttgtctttttcttttatttttttactcgtATATGCGTGGTTTCATTAACACAAgtcttcattttcatcatttggTTCATTTGGCAATCCAAAATTTACCTTTCCTTATGGTacgtttatttatttcttttaattatgtttttattgttttttttccctcttaacTAGAATGCTGGTAATTTTAAAGGGGTTTTGGAgatgatttttatataaatgttatatttttattgcttGTAAGCGTTTGAGAATGACTAGACATGTATGTTGGATGCAACTTGTGATCAGGATGAGAATCACGTGTATGTTGTCATATTAATTTCATGACGAAATTATTTGAATTCTTGCATTGAAATTTACATGTTCCATCATTACCTTTAAATGTTTCAACAAAGAAGTACGAAAATTGACAAAGCAGCGTGATGACAATATAGTCTAAGAATTATTCTAATGACTCTTGGTAATGATAATTCAACTAAAGCCATATGAATTTATATGCAAAGTCTTTGTCACCTTGTGACCCATTTGTTGCAAAGGAAGTTGCATATAAATTTGTTTGCAAAacttagttaaaaaaatttcaccttGAAATTTTTGTACGTGGGTTTGGTGTAATTCCCAagatttataaaacattaaaaggCATCATCAATATCATCACTGAAAAAATAACctatcaaatcaaaataaaagttaGCTATAATGATTGGCCTGCTGATGGGATTCACCAATATTGAatagtaacttttttttttttaaactttcatTGTACAAATCATAAAAAgacaaataatttatatatcttccttattctaattataaaattatgggAGAAATTTAGTGTATGATctcttatttcaattattatgtATGTTCATTTGTCGGTGGAATCAAAATCTCGCAAatggatatttaatttgtgTACATTTTAGAATTCTTttcataataattctaaaatgcatttatttttttattttttttagtattaatgtttttttaatttttcaagtgttaaaataaaaaaaataaatattttatagaattatCGTCAAATCGACttttaatgataatttataattatttatgaaattttgataCTTTAGATAGAAATGAAGCGaaatatctcatttatttatattaataaaataatgaaattattttggCATTCTCACATGAAATCGTACAAATTCATCATTAGGTTTGAAAATGTACATATCATCACATCAAACAGTTGATGCTATTCCATCTAAAAGTCATACATATCATTGGTCGTATGAATGTGGCATAATAACTtggaaattaatgattttatgtGAATGTGGCataataatttggaaattctAATGACCATAACTTCCAAGAAAATGTTTGTAGACCTTTTTCCTCCTAATAACTTTTTGGAcatattgaaaaattttaatataacaCAGACATTTCAAAAAAGGTAATtaccctttcttttttttgaaaaacaatttaaataatttattcacttCATTTCCTATTTCGAATAAAATAAGATGAttctatttttcaatctttttgaCTTGTTCTTAAGAAATTAAGAttgaaaagattgaaaaaatcaATCATTCGCAACCCAatcaatatatcaaatatagaaaacatattccATCAAACCAttttatactcttttttttatatatatttttttattaaaaaatattttccccaCACTTTCATTGATTAATTACTTGAGATGATATGTATCACAAATTGAGGCATGATTTATTCTcttattctaaaataaaatatcttttattatgCCGTGTTAGActataaaaaaagtgaaataaatctTTAAAATATAGTCATCCATCATTGATGTGAAAagcatattttataaattacgTGAATAAGCCAATGAAGACTTCATTATATTAATTCCCAAATGAAACCCCTActaatcatattataaaaataatcatataatatTATAGTCCTATCAATCATGTGATATAATTCTGTGGGAATCATGAGAAGGCAACCTCATCGGGTTAGGTGGCTTTCAATTTAATTAGTGGACTTTGTAGGATGAATATAAGAGGTTCATTGCCCTTTTTCGCAATTGGCAGCATGACGTAATTAAAACGTGTTCCACCATTTTCACGTTCTTGGGGAAATCATACATTAAAAACCACTCCATCCTTCCTAGCATGGAAAAAAACTTAGAATACTTCGATTAAAAATAAGTTCAATTGTGATGTTTTGTGTAGAGAGTTTGCAATAAccaatgggtttttttttttcttttttttccacgTGCAACTATACAAAGACTATTATTTGATTGTTAAGGTCTTTCTGCATGCATAATTAATTAGATCATTATGGTAAATTAGAAATAtctaaaatgaaatgaatatttgatatgcttttttttaaaaataaattaattataacaaaaaactgttttttgttattaaatatgtttcttttttttttgttctagaaaatATAAGACTATTTATCAAAAATAGCTATTAAACAagtccaaaattttttgttttccatgtttttatattaagaaaagcATTACAAACAGATAGatgaataaaaaacttattaattcataataatatCTTATCTTTTCTATTTATCTTTTCCATTAATGAGAACTAATTAAATAGATCTTAATAATGTGATTCCCGTCCATTTTAGTAATTCGTAGGatgctttttgtttattttgtaattttaaaaatcaagcCTAAGCCTAAGCCTAATTAAGACGATGAATCCTGCCAATTTTAGTAATTGATAGCATGaatcatttattttgtaatgccaataagcaaattattttgtaatgatCATACCCTAAAGATGTTAGGGCATGCAATATACTATCATatgttttataatataaaagcCAATTAATTCTTGAGAAGTTGTTGAAGAAGTACATAAGTTGAGTAATTGAGATTCAAAGATTGGAGGAATAACACTAATTGGTAAActcctattttttgtttttaaaaatagaaaacaaaaaactattttttgttatcaaacATTTTAGTAATTCGTAGGATGCTTTctgtttattttgtaattttacaAATCAAGCATAAGCCTAAACCTAAGACGATGAGTCTTGTCAATTTCAGTGATTGATTGCATgaatcatttattttctaatgcCAATAAGCATATTATTATGCATGGTCTTCACCACAATCATGGCTAACTACCGATCAGGGGAGATCATTCCCTAAAGATGTTACTGCATGCATTATACTATCATATGTTTTATAATATATTCCGTGTTTCCATGCATGAATTTGGTTTGACGCGGACGGGCAAAGTCAATTTGCGTGTACGTACGGTgttgaattaattaattgtcgGACAAAAATCAAAGATGGAATAGAAAAGTGAATGCAACAATAAGTTAAGGCagatttttcattaatataaaggGAATGAAGAATTAAAAGCCAATTTATCTAAGGGACAACTCAGGTTCGACAAGAATCTTTTACGTGTCCAAATTTGTTGCAATAATATTATCTAATGAGAAGGTTatttttgacaattttcattatcttaaaaaatgattatttcttCTGAACTTATCACCATGTACGTCTTTTTCAAACCATGCATGCATTAGGAATAATAAAAGGAATTCTCTCatttaaaaatcggattggATCAACAAAACTCTATCAAAGCAATGTCCTgagaattcaaagaaaaaacacaACACTAAACAGGATGATTTTATGTACAAACGAAGCAATGtggaaattcaaagaaaaaatatagcAGTATTTAACAAGATGCAATGATTTTATGCATGCATTAACTCAACTCGTTTATGAATCGTCTTACCTCCCACATGGCCAGCTCTTCATACTGTTCGTATACGTGTCCATTTAAAATTAGCCAAGTTCAAATAGGATGCCCCAGTAGACCCGTACGTCCTACCTGTATCCTAATCCAAAGGCGGCCAGCTGACTAGAGATTGAAATGTGAAAAGAATGGTGGAGGGGAACTAATTTTTCATCGTTTAAAATCAGTCTCGAAAGCCTATATAAAGGGCCCCCTCTTGGAAAACTAAGCATATCCCGGTTTAGCGAAGGCAAAGAAGTCTCATTCTTTACCTATACCCCGAGAAAATGGAGTTAAAGAAGAAGAGCTTGGTGTTTCTGCTATTGAATGTGCTCATACGCTGCATTGCCAGCCAGAATGTCACTACCTTCTACTGGGTTGTAAGTATAGACACGTCCCATGTTGTCCACAAAGCCAGATGGCCCGAGGCTCTGAGCTCCTTTGGGAAGTTGGGTCACCGGTCACAATCCGTACTGCACCCTTCAGGGTGCACTGTTAGCATTTTATTATGTTCCTTTTCCCATTGCCATTTATAATTAGTATCCACTTTGGGTTGCAAGCTTGTTCTCGAGATAGGCTAGACCAAACAATAgacaataataaaatgaattcaCGTTCAATTTCTACAGAAAGTAGAGTCTGAACCTTCATCTTATTTTATTAGTCTTTTGATTGGGAAGCTTTTTGCAGCTCAATGAAACTTCATACACTCGGCTGTGTAGCACCAAGGACATCTTGACTGTCAATGGAGAATTTCCAGGGCCAGCTATATATAGGCACAGAGGAGAGAGATTCAACGTAAATGTTCGAAATGAAGGAAAGTACAATGTCACCATTCACTGGTATGACTCTTTTCTACCCAATTCTCTCAATATTAATTGAGGTTCTCCAATTACATTGAATTGTAAAATATGTATGTATTAAAAATGTCAGGCATGGTGTGAAGCAACCAAGGAATCCATGGTCTGATGGACCAAACTACGTGACACAGTGCCCAATCAAACCAGGGGCGAATTTCACTTACGAAATCATTTTGTCAGACGAGGAAGGAACCCTTTGGTGGCATGCCCACAGCGACTGGTCCCGTGCCACTGTCCATGGCCCACTCATTATTCTTCCTGAACAGGGAAAAGGTTACCCATTTCCTCAACCTCAGAACGAAGTTCCCATTGTTTTAGGTAAATATCTTCTTCATTAGTATTTTCTAGATACAGCAACTAATATAAATGGTATTTGAAAAACTGGAGttatcttcatttttaattactGCTAGTTATGGATTTCCTTAATTTCATGTTGCGCCTGTATAGCATCATGGTTTAAAGGAGACGTGATGGAGATCATTGAAACTGCTCTTCAAAATGGTGGAGGACCCAATCAATCCGATGCTTTCACCATTAATGGCCAACCAGGAGATCTTTACGATTGCTCCACAGAAGGTAATTAAATGTATATATTCAGCATGGTACATATGAACTAAGAGACACGATCATTTATAGGATGTAAGTCAATCACAAATGGTTAACATATATAATTCATGTGTTGCAGGGACATTCAAAATGGTGGTTGATTATGGAAAAACTTATCTTCTTCGCATCATCAATGCTATTATGAACGAGGAAATGTTTTTCATGGTTGCAAATCATAGCTTGACTGTTGTGGGAACCGATGGGGCTTACATTAAGCCCATAAACACCAGCTATATCATGATAACCCCAGGACAAACAATGGATGTCCTCATCACGGCGGATCAGTCTCCTAGTTACTATTATATGGCATCTAGGGCATATGCTGTGGTAGGGGCATATGATAATACTACCACAACTGCAATAGTGCAATATAATGGAAACTACACTCCCCCATCAACACCTCCACTTCCCAATCTTCCCAATTATACAGACACTGAGGCAGCAGCCAATTTTACTGTGCGCCTTAGATCCCTAGCCAACGAAGACTACCCAGTAGACGTTCCACAAACTGTGGATACCCATATGTATATCACAATTTCTGTGAACACTTTGCCATGTGTAAACAATTCATGTGATGGGCCCGATGGCTCAAGGCTTGCTTCAAGCTTGAACAACATAAGTTTCGTGGAGCCATCAATCGATGTGTTACAGGCGTACTACAAGGGTATTAACGGTGTTTATGACACCGATTTCCCAAATGAGCCACCttattatttcaatttcacAGGGGACGATTTGCCCGATACTTTATTGACTCCAGAACGGGGGACTAAAGTCAAAGTGTTGGATTATAATTCTAATGTGGAGATAGTGTTCCAAGGGACTAATGTGCTGAATGCAGCGGACAATCATCCAATTCATTTGCATGGGTACAGCTTTTACGTGGTTGGAAATGGTACTGGCAACTTCGACAATAGCACTGATCCGACGAGGTACAATTTGGTTGATCCGCCTGAAGTCAATACCGTTGGAGTCCCCAAGAATGGATGGGTTGCCATCAGATTCAGAGCTGATAATCCAGGTATATGTGTATAATTATGAATGCGTTACTACTCAtacatatctatatatatatatatatatatatatatatatatatgcatgtgcagtatacatatatattaacCCTCatggaattttattattttagggGTATGGTTCATGCATTGTCATTTGGAAAGACATGCTAGCTGGGGCATGGACACTGTTCTAATTGTGAAGAATGGAACCACTTCATCAACTAGTATGCTGGAACCACCTAGTTACTTGAATCCTTGCTGAGTTTCTCGTGGTCGACCCTGTGGGGCTTGATGGAAGAAATTATTTAGGCCGCAGTTTGGCTATAGCTATATCTTTTGTTATGGAAAATTCCGGACAATAATTAGTTATGGACTTTATCAATTCACCCGTTTGATTGCGAGTTTAaggaataaatcaaatatgttGTTGAATTAGTTATGTCTCGTAAAACTGTATCATGTGTGTGAAATAAAATCCCAGATTgttattaattgttatttttatttttttatttttgtttcttttctttcattcaatGGATGGGCATGCGATAAGACCTTGGTGGCAAGTGATCTATGGTTGTGACCTTTTAAATCATTAAACTTTAACTGATTACCCCATATTCTAAATGACCTAAAAGCATTGGTGAACACAGATGAAAGGTTTGACCTTTAAGGGTGTACTATATCCAAGTTGAACCAGTTGACTTAGTTTTCCTCTAACCAATTAAAATCTAATTTCACATAAAATTATTAGACTATCAACTTAGAGATGTAAACGGGGCACAGGGTCACGGAAGGCTTCTTGTCCCATCTCccctataaatttatttcacatCCTCGTCTCATTCCCTATTTTAGATTAAGCGAAACAAGGTTATGAAATCCCCATtaggttttttaatttttaattttaaatataaaattataataaacagTACTTATTatataacttattattttttaaaattatgcaacaacaacaacaataataatatatttaccCATCCTCGATTATGACCATCCCCTATTAAAGGTAGATCCCTATAGGGAAACCATCCCATGGGTTTTTTTATCGTCATCCCTACTATATCCAAGTAGATTCTCAATAATTTATAACTTAAGCATAATTAGTTTTCTGATACAACATCCACTTAAGTTATTGAcaaaaatttctattattaATTCCTATTCAAAATGCTTCTAATGATTCATTGCAAAAATAACAAAGTCAAGTTCAAATTAAGTACTCCACTTCTTGGGGCATTTTGCAATACTTCTTGATCCTCCAATGGCTCCTTTGCAGCTATTTCTTCAAGCATATTTTGATGAAGTAACCCATGTGCCATCAGGTTTTTATATCAATtatgatttaataaataaataatattttctaaaatcttatTGGTTAgctttgagaaaatattgagaacTAACTGTCCACTTTAATAGAAAGTGGATTAATGggtatatatacatacatacatatatatatatatatatatatatatatatataaaccaatCCTCTCTCTATGTGTTTAAGTTTGTGACTCAAAGCATTAATTTGTGAATACTATATTTATTGCAGTATATATGCCTGTTCCTCTTCATTTGCAAGTTTTGTCTGTTGTAACATTTAATGAACTTAATTTTCTTGAATAGTGTGAACAAGTTTAGTTTCACCTGAATGTTTTGAATCTTGATTTGACACTTCAAATTGAGAAACCAATTGCTATTATTGATTCCAATAGTGATGAATAGAGATCTTTCCATAAAGCTTGGGAAAGATCAAATAGACTAAACCTAATGTTCATGCGAATGACTATAACAAACAACATCAAGTCCATAATTCCTAAAAGTA contains the following coding sequences:
- the LOC100266761 gene encoding laccase-14, translated to MELKKKSLVFLLLNVLIRCIASQNVTTFYWVLNETSYTRLCSTKDILTVNGEFPGPAIYRHRGERFNVNVRNEGKYNVTIHWHGVKQPRNPWSDGPNYVTQCPIKPGANFTYEIILSDEEGTLWWHAHSDWSRATVHGPLIILPEQGKGYPFPQPQNEVPIVLASWFKGDVMEIIETALQNGGGPNQSDAFTINGQPGDLYDCSTEGTFKMVVDYGKTYLLRIINAIMNEEMFFMVANHSLTVVGTDGAYIKPINTSYIMITPGQTMDVLITADQSPSYYYMASRAYAVVGAYDNTTTTAIVQYNGNYTPPSTPPLPNLPNYTDTEAAANFTVRLRSLANEDYPVDVPQTVDTHMYITISVNTLPCVNNSCDGPDGSRLASSLNNISFVEPSIDVLQAYYKGINGVYDTDFPNEPPYYFNFTGDDLPDTLLTPERGTKVKVLDYNSNVEIVFQGTNVLNAADNHPIHLHGYSFYVVGNGTGNFDNSTDPTRYNLVDPPEVNTVGVPKNGWVAIRFRADNPGVWFMHCHLERHASWGMDTVLIVKNGTTSSTSMLEPPSYLNPC